Part of the Mangifera indica cultivar Alphonso chromosome 4, CATAS_Mindica_2.1, whole genome shotgun sequence genome, TTGTGGTTCAtgcattttgatttttcttgttattcaaatgtaaaaagctactaaatttattaaaagataacgcaTGAATTCTATGTTTTCATTATGTACTTGCAATGTTATGgcctatttttcaaattgttgtGTTGTTTTTGGTGACAACTCATGCCTACATTTATTCTTCACTAGTATTTagctttcattaatttttttgtctctgTATTGCAATTATGAACCATGGATCTACTTTTAttgctttgattttgttttggctTCATCTAGATTTTATGTAATGGTGACAAGGGTGAGAGATAaacatcaaaaagaaaattaaatggtAATATAGCTTCTCCTGCAAATAAGTGAATAAGTATTTATAAAGATGAAAAGTTTGGTAATTATTTTAGATGTTCTAACTTGATGACTTATAAAAcaactattttaatatttaaactgAAGAGAGACTTGTATTTTATAGTACTTGAATATATGGAATTAACATAATTCCTATTGCTCTTTGCATTTTTGCAGATTTATCACCAAAGATTGTAGAAGCTTCACTATTCTTACAATCACGTTCTAAGGCTATTATCCTTGTTTGTACATCTCGTAACTATCCCCTCTTTAATTACTTGTGCCATTTTTCAGTATGaagtgattttaatttgttgcaaATAATGCTATAAGTGTTCATCAAAAATGGTGTTAGACACTCATTAtgagtgatattttatttggtttaattgTTTAAGTATCATCACATAAACAACCTTTTGGTTAATTTGGGACCCCTTAGAAAGGCAAGAAATCAAAAGCATACTATATATCATTTAGGACAAAGTAATTTATGGGCCGtttcataaatttttaggatattGCTTAGGCTGCTGAACAACCTTTCCACTATAAAGTCACCTATTTGTGTGGGCAAAAATCTTAGTTAAGTATACCGAGATGGGGGAATCTTTATTGACTATTGATACGCATCAAATGTAGTAGTTAATGATATTGATGGACTCTTTTTTGAAGATTTAGAACTTTGTAAATATGTCTCACATACTTATTTTATGGACTTTTACCATCACAATGTATTCTTGTTGAATAAGAACCTACACAGGAAGTACTTTAGCAAACCGATTTGGTGGTTAAAGAAGATCTAAGGTTTCTTTGACTATGGAAGGTGATAATAAAACCAAGATATTTCATAACATAGTTGAGGACATAAATATTGGAAATCTGATCTGGGAATTGGAAACTAAAGAAGAGTTTATTATTGTTATAGAATAGTAGAGGAAGAATTTATGAATTGCTTCTCCAATATGGATTCTAATGGAAATGTCTATATACATTGGCTCTATTGGGCCGCCATTAGGAAAGAGTATGTGATGGGAAACTGGGTAGCACCTCATAGCCAACACCACTTCAAACAATATCTCACCCCCAGACTTAATCACCAAACTGAAGCAACTACAGAGCTCGTAAGTTTCAGCCAAGACAGAACATGCAAATTGTAAATAGAGcagaaaaatatgtattgtattgattgatttatCAACTTGATCACAACATTCTTCTATCAATACAATGGCTATTTCCCAGCTGTTACAATTGTTAATCTCAGAATTACAGAACAGAGACAGATTCCCACAAAGCACAACTCAATAACAATAAACTGGGTTCTAAaaagaattcacaaaaacacAAGAAACAGTAAGCCAAGGGCTCCCTTGTTCAGCTTTCGAGAAGCTGAAACTCTCCCGCTCACATTCCTCAAATTTTCCCTCCTTCTCTCCACTTCCACTTGCTCCCTTTATCTTCCTTTCCTCAACTAATCTCTGCTTCTCATCCTCTATTGATATGCCACGTATTTCTTTCTCCTGTTGTTGATTAGTTAGTGTAGTTGAGGCCCCCTTATTTTCCTGATTGTTGCCACTGCCCCccctctttattttttcttctcctgaGAGAGACATAAACGTTAGTCCTAACATTTCCCCTCCCATCGAAAcacaccttgtcctcaaggtgaaaatGAGGGAATAAGTggactaattttaatttttggttaaataggTTAAAAAGTTGAGTTTGGATTGGGGTAAAAATTGGGCTCATATTTGGTGTGGGCCAATTGGGTTTCGGGTCTGATCTTGGGTTTGGATTTTTATCAGGTATGATTAATTGAGTAtggtggtttgaatttattggtGTAAGGGTTTTTGGGCTAGAATATATAATGTATAGGTTGAGTTAAGTTAGGGCTGGATTAAGTGTTTGAGAATTGGGTTGTAATGGATTTGGATTTAATTGTAATAGGTTTGGGTTGTGGGCTCTTGGGTTATTCCAATTTGGTTTTGGATTGGGCTTAGTAGTTGGACTTAATTTTGAGTTGAGTAAAAAATGTTTTGGGCCGGAATCAATTAGTGTGGGTGTGATTGGGTATTGGGCTAGGTTTAATAATGATGGATTTTGGTTTAATGAGTTGGGTTTGGGCTGGGTAAATGGGTTATTGGGCCGGGCAGGGTTATAAACCCTTCTTcctcctctttttctttcttcatggaTGCCTCCTTCTCCAGCCGCAGCTTTTTCTGTCTCTCTTTTCTTCACAGATTCTGAGCACCTAGTAATTGGTTGCATCTGTATGgatttcttattttcttcctttttttgctTTTCGTTCGCAACTGTTATTGTCTGCTCTATCCTCATCGTCAATGGAAGTTGATTCCCGTATGAACCAATGGATTCCGGCAACTGAAACTCATTTGAATCTgccattttttctctttgatgGTCTATTTCCATCGATGGGTCTTCATATGACATCGGACTTCCTTTCATAATACCGAAATCACCAAGGTCAGTTTTTTTCCTCTCTGAATCTTCGTCGAATGCGATTAGGATGCCTTCATCATCTTGATCATCCTCTTCTACCACGAGAACAACCCATGATTTGCGTTTACAGTCATACTTCGGCTCTTCCTTGTTGTCACAGCGAGGACAAATTCTGTTCATcataaattctcaaagttcccaTTGAGTCAGTCGTCGAACCATCCACCAACGCCCATTATCTTTGATGAAGTCGACTTTCTCCATCCCTAGAAttaatgctctgataccatttgatgGGAAATTGGGTAACACCTCAGAGCCAACACCACTTCAGACAATATCTCACCCCCAGACTTAATCACCAAACTGAAGCAACTGCAGAGCTCGTAAGTTCTAGCCAAGACAGAACATGCAAATTGTAAATAGAAcagaaaaatatgtattgtattgattgatttatCAACTTGATTACAACATTCTTCTATCAATACAATGGCTATTTCCCAGCTGTTACAATTGTTAATCTCAGAATTACAGAACAGAGACAGATTCCCACAAAGCACAACTCAATAACAATAAACTGGGTTCCAAaaagaattcacaaaaacacAAGAAACAGTAAGCCAAGGGCTCCCTTGttcagctttcgagaggctgaaACTCTCCCGCTCACATTCCTCAAATTTTCCCTCCTTCTCTCCACTTCCACCTGCTCCTTTTATCTTCCTTTCCTCAACTAATCTCTGCTTCTCATCCTCTATTGATATGCCACGTATTTCTTTCTCCTGTTGTTGATTAGTTAGTGTAGTTGAGGCCCCCCTATTTTCCTGATTGTTGCCACTgcgcccccccccccctctttattttttcttctcttgagAGAGACATAAACATTAGTCCTAATAGTATGCAAGCTATTTGAAATGGAAATTTGAGGTTTGAGGACTTAAGAAGGTCATTTTTCAATGTTGTCCATGAGAGTTTCTTGTTCCTAATTTATTCTTCATGGATTTCTTCCAAAATTGTTGGGAATTATGAATATGATGCATCGTATATTAGATGAATTCCATGAAAATAGAATACCAATATTATTACTAGTGCCATTTACATTTACCTTATGACTATAAGGAAATCAACAGTTAGGGTTGGTGATTTCAAACCATTAGCCTTCTTACTAGCATCTATAAATTTATGGCAAAAGTTTTTACCCTTTGTTTTGTAAGttgttcttaaaaaaaaaaaaaccatcattTTTGTTGCTTAATCATTCTTTATTCAAGGTAGATTGATTTTTATTCAGTGTTAATGACAAATATAATTGTGGAGTGTTGGAATTAAAAAAGTAAGAAtgcaaaatgattttttgaaaaGACCTACAATTATGTGGATTAGAATTTCTAGTTTTATTTGCACTCCATGAATATCTCAATTTCAGTTAATGGTTGGCCAAGGGTATATTTTGAGCTTCTAAAGATGACGAGGAGATCTTGTACCCTTTTTGTTTTCAGTTTATTTGTTGACTGATTGAATGAAATGATGAATAATGGGAGCTAAGCTTGTCTAGAATATCATGGTAGGTAAATAGAAGATTAAAGCTTCTCATTTACAATTTGCTGATTACACTTTTATAATTTCTTGTATGATCATGAACAAAACATTAGAGACCTTCTAAAAGTTGAAGAAACGTCAAGTATTCTTTCCATCTTAACATGTCTAAGCATAATTGTGGATTTAACTCCTTGAAAAGGAGTATCAACACTTTGGCTAATTTATTTGGGTTGTTAATGGGGAGTTTGtgctttaatatttatgttttcttttggGGAATAATCCTAGATCTTATACCTTTTTGGATCCAGCGATGTTTAAAGTTGAagattaactatttttatttttatttcgtTGGGGAAAGGGGCATAATTTCTTTCTAAAGAAGTTGGACTCATCCTAATCCCACtctttttgttagttttttcaatttactTCCTCTTTTTGTTTAAAATCCTATGAGTGTTGCAAAAAGGATAGAACTATTGTAAAAATTTCTTGTGGGAAAGTGATGATTGGAAAAAAGGTCCTCATCTTCATTGGTGGGACATTGTGTGTTGGCATGAGGGAAAAGGGTGCTCGACGACCTCAAGGGTTAATAAAACTAATGAAGCATTAAAAAATTCACGAAGAAGGCTTGGATTCATGTTTCTATCACATTTGTGAAATCTTAACTAACCTAGTACAGTAGTTGTTGGTCTAGTCATTGTGCTCCGAGTTTACCTTTGTAACCATTACGGGGCGGAGTCCCCggtcatttaaaaaaaagatgttTGGCTATATTTGGAATgtggagaaaaaaagaaactttttttttcttttttggctatcttttgaaattatgtaccaaaaataattCTCTTTAGCATGAGGCTTTAGTAGTAATTGCGGCCTTTATCAACGGGTGGTGGGACACAAATGTGGTTagcaacaaaatttttaaaatcccTTAGAAAGATATCTATTAAGTATAACTTTTTTTATCACTCTTACTTAGCCACGAAGTATGGAAAGGATTTCCAATTTTGGGATGGCAAGTGGGTAGGATTGCTTATGTGAATCCTTTCCTCATCGTTATAAATGCTTCTAGTTATACTAGTATGGTATTCTCCCCTTTTCCTAGTGCTAGAATTggaattataatttcaaaaggAATTGAATAATGGTGAATTTTTGTAACATATAAAGCTTATGGATTTGTAGAGAAACTATGTAAATGATGAAACAAAAAAAGGGGAGATTTTGGAACTTAAAGGCCTCAAGTtactaattttgtatttatattttcaatttgctACTAACGATACTCCAATTGGTGATTTCAAGCCTCTTAATATGATTTAGAATTTTAGAAGGCTAAAATTGGGGGGGCCCCATCATAGATGGTGATTTGGATGAATAATGGTAATTTATCCAATTTGGATTAGAATTAGATTAGGATTAGAATATCAGTTTGATTGCAACTATGATAAGATTGAATTAGGATTTAcattctcaaattaaatttgggTTAGAAGAATCAGGGAAGAAAGCTACCTATTCAAGCTAGGAAGGTTTAGCTGGAACAACAGTGTGTATGTTGGTTAATAATAGCCAAGTGGCTTGGTTGTACAAGGTGTAGCGCCTTCATTGCCAATCTGGTGTAGCATCTGATTGAATCTCATATTACATTGTTATATTTcttatcaataattaataaaaatctcTTCCCTATCTTTTACAATCCTATTCAATAATTTGCATTAAAGTCAAAGTTCTGTTAATTGGTATTAGATTACCAGTCCACAAATAGTATATTTATCTATGTTTAATTATAGAGTGGAAAATCGAGTAGAATCATTAGAAAGGAAGGCAAGTGAATTGTGGCCAAAAAAAATGAGGAATGAGACAACCTGTTTCGTGTGCTTGGTAGGAAATTATTAGTGGTCTCAATGCTCCACAACATGCTATCTGCCTTGAGCGGAGGTTACCTTTTCCATTGGGATATGACAGAGCCACTTCAAGGACACTAGCTTATGGGAATGTTGATGGAAGTCACTAAAAATTTCCACAATGAATCAACAAAAATCCAATTGCAAATCTTCAATCACTATCGCACCCATGAATCCAAACATGACCTTCAATCAATGCATTGCCACTACTTCATAATGTTTCACCACACCACCCGCGACAACAACCACCAATTACACTACACCTACACAAAGTTCATCTCTTGCTCACCCATCAAATATTGCCAATTCTATCAAACATGGCAACTTAATATACTACCACACCCAATTGCAACAAACTCACCCTTTTCACCCAACTGCACAATCAAATTACATTGCCACACTTGCATCACAAACTCACCCATTTGCACTTGCCTCACCAACCCAGTCGACATCAGCCTCACATCATCCTCTACACCTAACTGTGCCGCCCATTCATCTTGTTGCAATTGCCACTCCAACTTGTCAACAATATGACATGAAAGATCAATCTACTCAACTTGGAGGAAACAATGAGCAACAACAAATAAACCAAATGCCAGATGACCATGCTAATGATAATCTTAATAGGTGCATAACTGATGATCCAAGTGACAAGGAAGGTGATAAGTTGGGAATGAAAATTCCAGTTGCTTTACAGTTCAATTCTAGTTTTTATTGTGGTATGCTAAGGCATTGTTTAGATTTTGAAATGGTGGCTTGCAAGAACTTGAATAAGGGTTCTAACTTTTGTTCCTTTGTGCTGTTGCAATGCAATGAGAGGTTTGCTTTTAAGGATACACAACAAGTGCCATTTAATTCATCCAATGATTCTCCCCAATGCATTTTGCTAGGAATTAGTTTGCATTTAAATGCTTTAGCAATAACTTCAAAGGATAACAAGAAACTTTGTCTTTAGGAAGATAGTTTAGTTTGCTTGACTTCACTGCATCCTCTCACTCCCCTTCATGTTGTCAAGATCCTCTTCATGAATCTTTGACTTCGGCCTTTGCTAAAAAAGATATGGTGGTTGTTGACAATGGAGTTTGTTAGGACTTCATGTAATGGCAGGGCACAAAACCAAGGCACACCACAAAAGCAAGACAAAGAGGAAGACACAAAAGCAAGGCAGCAGTTGGACCACTATGAAAATGCAGACACGTGGCAAATAAAATCAAGGGTTGTTAGAGGAGAAAGAGgtataaaaatagaagaaaagaaggagagagGGGAGAGACTTTTTTCAGGAAAAAATAGGCAGCTTCAGCTGAGAAGGAGAGCCCAGCCTCTCGAATGCTGGTGAAGGAGGCCTGAGCTGGAGATCCTACAGTTCAGTGCTTAGTTTCTTTAATATTTGGTTTCTTGATTTTCTATTCGTATTATTAGAACTGGTTGTAAGCAAAACAGAGCATTTGCGCTTTCTGTGgcagttattttattttaatatcaagaaTACATTCTGAACAACTTGACTACTGTTTATTGCAATATTTCATACAACATTCACTGTTACATTGTCATTGTTTCCGCTATGGTCTGATTGCTGAGGCATCCGAATAACCGCGTCGAAGCCAGCCTGAGTTATTTGCCAGATAATCGATAGCAGGTGCCTATCATAGCAGCAGGTGCCTatcatatggtatcagagcacctTCCTAGATAGATCTGGAATTAGGAAAAATGGAGTTGGAAAACAGAAACATGGCAAATAAAAATAGAGACATGAACAAAAATTGGAGAGAGATTTTTGAAGACGCTTTGTGGATTGCCCAAAAGTTGGGTCTCCCTTCCGCAAATAAACTGCAGGAGCGTTTGAGAGAGCTTGGGCCGCCAACAACAGTCCAAAAACAGGAAACTAGTAGGGAAGCAGAGAGCAAGAAAGATGGGTCAATTGAAATGGGAGATTTTGACAGAAGGGCATCAATACCCAGGGATGATGAAGTAATCTTCGGCAAAATCAAGGTAGATCTGGTGGAAACAGTACATTTCGATGGGGGTTTTGCTGGTTCTAACAAAGTCCGGCCACTTGAATCAACTCCCATGCTCAACCTTCATGCTTTCCGGTCAAAAGAGATGAAAACTAGTGTTGGAAGcgtgaagaaaagaaaggaaaaggaggCTGCAGgtggaaaggaaaaagaaaaagtgggaattaaaaacCCTACCCGCAGTCCACCTAATCCAgaaacccaacccaacccaaaagCTTTATCACATAATTCAAACCCAAACCAATTTCAATATACACCCAACTTTAGTTTCCACAAATCAAACCCAACCCagctttcattttttattaatcaccccattaaccaaaccaaaatatatGACCCAGGCCCAAGCCACAAAATTTTCCTTAGCCGCACCTTCTTTTCACCCCACTTCCTTCCCTTCTCCACTTCCACCTCCACCGCTACTCCTCAGCCCCTTCACTCCTCACTCCACCACCCACCTATCTCTTCTTACCCTCTCAACATCCACAACTCTTCTTCACCTAATAACTTTACTACCAACATTGACCTTGACGTTGAAAACTTCTTCACTTTGCTTCGCTTGTCAGTTCAATACGGTGACGTGTCACTTGCCAAAGTCGTGCATGCTTCCattgaaaaaattcaagaagAAGAGCATACTTGTCTCGGTAATCCTCTTATTTCAGCTTATGTCAAAATGGGTCTTGCTATTGATGCCTATAAAGTCTTTACTGGACTTTCAAACCCCAATGTTATGTCTTTTACGTCTCTGGTTTCGGGTTTTGTGAAATCTGGTCGAGAGAAGGAAGCAATTGAGTTATTTCTTAGGATGCGAGATGAAGGTATTGAGCCTAATGAACACAGTTTTGTTGCTATTCTGACTGCTTGTATTAGACTTTTGGAGTTGAATTTCGGTTCACAAGTTCATGGTTTGATAGTCAAAATGGGCTATTTGGACAATGTTTTTGTTGCTAATGCGCTTATGGGACTTTATGGTAAATTTAGTGGATTGATGGAGTATGTAGTTaaagtgtttgatgaaatgtctCGACGAGACATTGCGTCTTGGAATACTGTGATTTCTAGCATGGTTAAGGAGCTTAAGTATGAGAAAGCATTTGAATTGTTCTGTGATATGaaaagaaatgatgattttagagTTAATTATATCACAATTTCGACCCTTTTGACGGCTTTGACCGGAAGTTTTAGATGGATGGAAGGCCGATCTCTGCGTGCTCATGCTATTAGAATTGGGATAGAGTGCAATTTGAGTGTCAACAATGGGCTTATTGGGTTCTGCACCAAGTGTGGAAGTGTAAAAGGTGTGGAGGCCATATTTGAGAGGATGCCTATTAGAGATGTTATTACTTGGACGGAGATGGTAATAGCCTACATGGAATTTGGGGTAGTGGACTCTGCAGTGAAGACATTTGATATGATGCCAGAGAAGAATTGTATTTTGTACAATGCTCTTCTAGCTGGATTTTGTAAGAATAGTAGGGGCATGAGagcaattgatttttttgttaagaTGGTGGAGGAAGGTTTAGTCTTAACGGATTTCACTTTGACCAGCGTTATTAATGCTTGTGGGTCACTAGCAGAAGTAAAATTGAGTAAGCAAATTCATGGGTTCGTTTTAAAGTTTGGTTTTGGTTCAAATGCTTGCATTGAAGCAACATTGTTGGATATGATGACAAGGTGTGGGAGGATGGCAGATGCTGAGAAGATGTTCCACCAATGGTCGTCATACCAGGAAAGCTCCATAATTTGGACATCGATGCTATGTGGGTATGCTCGAAATGGGCAGCCAGAACACGCAATTTCTCTTTACCACCGCAGCTCTGGAAAATTATCAAATGTTGTCACAACTTTTGTGCTTACTAATTGTCAGAAGTTTTTTATCAACAGGCAGAACCTACTTCCTTTCGAAATCGCTCAAGAGAGTTCTGCAGCAATGAAGGTGAAGTATCCTAgctttcaccttgaggacaaggtgatTCTCGTTGGGCGGGGTATTGTTAGGACTTCATGTAATGGCAGGGCACAAAACCAAGGCACACCACAAAAGCAAGACAAAGAGGAAGACACAAAAGCAAGGCAGCAGTTGGACCACTATGAAAATGCAGACACGTGGCAAATAAAATCAAGGGTTGTTAGAGGAGAAAGAGgtataaaaatagaagaaaagaaggagagagGGGAGAGACTTTTTTCAGGAAAAAATAGGCAGCTTCAGCTGAGAAGGAGAGCCCAGCCTCTCGAATGCTGGTGAAGGAGGCCTGAGCTGGAGATCCTACAGTTCAGTGCTTAGTTTCTTTAATATTTGGTTTCTTGATTTTCTATTCGTATTATTAGAACTGGTTGTAAGCAAAACAGAGCATTTGCGCTTTCTGTGgcagttattttattttaatatcaagaaTACATTCTGAACAACTTGACTACTGTTTATTGCAATATTTCATACAACATTCACTGTTACATTGTCATTGTTTCCGCTATGGTCTGATTGCTGAGGCATCCGAATAACCGCGTCGAAGCCAGCCTGAGTTATTTGCCAGATAATCGATAGCAGGTGCCTATCAGAGTTCCACTAGTAGAAGAAGCTTCTCAAACATCTGGATATTTAGTGTTTGAAGAGTTTAGTCTAATTAGCCCCTGAAAGAAAAGGGGTTGGTTGGAAAATGCTAGAGAAACCAAGTCTTGCAAGTGTTGTTATTGTCAAAACTCAAAGTGTTTGAAACTTTACTGTGAATGTTTTGTTGCTAGTGTCTACTGCATAGAGTCAGACTCATGCTAAGATTGCTTCAACAAGCCTATCCATGAACCATTTTTAATCAtgctatataattaatttaaccttattttaatCATGTTATACCATTTAAAACCATTTTTATGCATTATGCGGATATAGCCAAGACTCTAACTTCTTACCTGTTTTACCCTCATTCGTAACCTTTGAACCTTAACCTCTTAAACTTATTTACATTCATCAtctcatttaaaaattagttcaaaattaaagaaatcttGTATCATGATCATTTTAATCCTAGTAAATAACGTTTTATCTTAttgtttgatatattatttgaatatttaaaatttgtgtaGTGATGAATTCTACTTTGTTAATTTGTAagttcttttagtttttttttttttttttggttgttttgtagttaattgaattatagaaaTGGTTTATTTACatcaaatttacattaaaataaaaaaatgtttagtttttaGATCAAATTAGTGAAAAACAGAATATTGCAATTTTCTTGGAAAAAGTAGGAGAGTATGAATGGGGTAGATAGGTAGGTGTGGTAGGCAGGTAGACATGACACGAaggatttattttaaattcaaatttctaaaatttttagatttatttctaaatattctagaagattttttgttattttatgtcaTAAAATcttctaatatattttgaaataaatcaaaacaatttaaatttttgaattaaaaaaaatatatcataaaatcttctgtaataaatcaattgaattttaaaaaaaaaatcttgccTACCTGCCTACTTTTTCCTTAAAATCgcaatgttttatttttcactaatttaatctcaaaaactaaacatttttttcattctaatataaatttgatgtaAATAAACCATTCCTATAACTAAATTAACtacaaaacaacaacaaaagcCATAAAAACTTACAAATTAACAAAGTAGGATTCATTACTACACAAAAAAATCTcgaaatttcaatttcaaatcttagagcaaaatatcaaataatgtgatgaaattttatttactttgattaaaatgattttgatgtatgatttagatgattttaatggaggatttttttgattttgaacttatttttagaTGTGGATATGcatgaaaatatgtttaaaaggCTAAGGTTCTAAAGGTAGGGAAGAGGGTAGAACGGACATGAAGTTGGGATCTTGACTATGTCCGTATAATGCATAAAAAGAGGTTTAAAATTGTATAGCATgattaaaataaagttaaattaattaatttccctagaATGAATCTAGTGAAACAACACTTTCAACAAAACATAGAAGAGACTTTAATTGCAAGATATCTAGTTGTCTAAAGAAATATTGCAAATGCTACTAGGACGGTTTAGGGTGCTCTATCAATTGTAGATGTAAAGCGTGCAAAAATGCAACTGTCCACCTGGGAGAAGAGTTTTGATAGTTAGAGGCCTTCCCCCATTTTGTGGGCAAAACATTAGCAAGTTGCCTTTGCCAAAGAATCCAAAAGAAATCCCTAGTCCTCTCTAGGAGTACCTAGAGCAGAGACAACTCAAGTTGAATTTTCGTACTTTAGCCTTGGGGACAAGGCAGTTGTTGAGGGGGAAAGATTTGTTGGGCCCTTATCATAAATTGTGATTAGGATGAATAAGGGTAATTTGGAAATTACTCAATTAAGATTAGCATTAGGTTAGGGCTATCAGTTTGATTGTGATTATGATAAGATTAGATTAAGATTAGCATTGCCATATTAAATTAGGAAAGGAAGCCATCTGTTTAAACTAGGAAGGTTTAGATAGAAGTGCAGTGAGTATGTATGTTAATAGCT contains:
- the LOC123213746 gene encoding pentatricopeptide repeat-containing protein At5g03800-like, which gives rise to MELENRNMANKNRDMNKNWREIFEDALWIAQKLGLPSANKLQERLRELGPPTTVQKQETSREAESKKDGSIEMGDFDRRASIPRDDEVIFGKIKVDLVETVHFDGGFAGSNKVRPLESTPMLNLHAFRSKEMKTSVGSVKKRKEKEAAGGKEKEKVGIKNPTRSPPNPETQPNPKALSHNSNPNQFQYTPNFSFHKSNPTQLSFFINHPINQTKIYDPGPSHKIFLSRTFFSPHFLPFSTSTSTATPQPLHSSLHHPPISSYPLNIHNSSSPNNFTTNIDLDVENFFTLLRLSVQYGDVSLAKVVHASIEKIQEEEHTCLGNPLISAYVKMGLAIDAYKVFTGLSNPNVMSFTSLVSGFVKSGREKEAIELFLRMRDEGIEPNEHSFVAILTACIRLLELNFGSQVHGLIVKMGYLDNVFVANALMGLYGKFSGLMEYVVKVFDEMSRRDIASWNTVISSMVKELKYEKAFELFCDMKRNDDFRVNYITISTLLTALTGSFRWMEGRSLRAHAIRIGIECNLSVNNGLIGFCTKCGSVKGVEAIFERMPIRDVITWTEMVIAYMEFGVVDSAVKTFDMMPEKNCILYNALLAGFCKNSRGMRAIDFFVKMVEEGLVLTDFTLTSVINACGSLAEVKLSKQIHGFVLKFGFGSNACIEATLLDMMTRCGRMADAEKMFHQWSSYQESSIIWTSMLCGYARNGQPEHAISLYHRSSGKLSNVVTTFVLTNCQKFFINRQNLLPFEIAQESSAAMKVKYPSFHLEDKVILVGRGIVRTSCNGRAQNQGTPQKQDKEEDTKARQQLDHYENADTWQIKSRVVRGERGIKIEEKKERGERLFSGKNRQLQLRRRAQPLECW